From the genome of Archaeoglobus neptunius, one region includes:
- a CDS encoding chorismate--pyruvate lyase family protein, with protein MNAIHRILMTTDGSITAIIEAIAQGKVEVRTVEQRIIPADDKISEILDVDVGEEVNYRVVYLEVNGEIYAKAISLTPIKRLEESFKDDLMKADIPIGKIMKKHRIEARREIRWAKVVNSNSRLARELGIKEGGKVIVRNYDIIMGGETLINITEYFPMEKFSL; from the coding sequence ATGAATGCCATCCACAGGATTCTGATGACTACAGATGGGTCAATAACGGCAATCATCGAGGCAATCGCTCAAGGCAAGGTTGAGGTGAGAACTGTTGAACAGAGGATAATTCCGGCAGATGATAAAATTTCTGAAATTCTGGATGTGGATGTTGGTGAGGAGGTGAACTACAGAGTCGTTTATCTCGAAGTGAACGGGGAAATTTACGCCAAGGCGATATCGCTAACCCCAATAAAGAGGCTGGAAGAGAGTTTTAAAGATGATTTAATGAAAGCTGATATTCCAATCGGTAAAATAATGAAAAAGCACAGAATAGAGGCAAGAAGGGAGATCAGATGGGCCAAGGTTGTGAATTCAAACAGCAGGCTCGCAAGGGAACTGGGAATTAAAGAAGGAGGGAAAGTTATTGTCAGGAATTACGATATAATCATGGGTGGGGAAACACTCATAAATATTACAGAATACTTTCCCATGGAGAAGTTCTCACTCTAA
- the tfe gene encoding transcription factor E: MKAETATKVEELLNELVERVSGEVGLILFSLGIEGEFTDDQLALELGIEINEIRKALFAMYEIGLADYVRRRDDETGWMEYYWRINYDRALDVLKRELEKTVSKLREKIEAETSTIYYVCPNMCVKVSYDEAMELNFVCPRCEEMLEYLDCSKAIEKIEEEIRKIEEILKNI, translated from the coding sequence GTGAAAGCTGAGACCGCAACGAAGGTAGAGGAGCTTTTAAATGAGCTTGTAGAAAGAGTTTCTGGCGAGGTCGGTTTGATTCTTTTCTCACTTGGAATTGAAGGCGAATTTACTGATGATCAGCTTGCTCTTGAGCTTGGCATAGAGATTAACGAAATCAGAAAGGCTCTTTTTGCCATGTATGAAATAGGTCTGGCTGACTACGTGAGGAGGAGAGACGACGAAACGGGGTGGATGGAGTACTACTGGAGGATAAACTATGACAGAGCTCTGGACGTTCTCAAAAGAGAACTTGAAAAAACGGTGAGCAAGCTGAGAGAGAAGATAGAGGCAGAGACGAGCACAATTTACTATGTATGCCCGAACATGTGCGTTAAAGTTTCTTATGATGAGGCAATGGAGCTAAATTTTGTGTGCCCTCGATGTGAGGAGATGCTGGAGTATCTGGATTGCAGTAAAGCCATTGAAAAGATCGAAGAGGAAATCAGGAAAATAGAGGAAATTTTGAAAAATATCTAG
- a CDS encoding AAA family ATPase: MKVIAFVGYPLSGKSTAAEVARDLGIPVVVMGDVVREEVMRRGLELTDGNLGRVASELRQTEGMDAIAKRCIPRIREAAGEKDVVVVDGIRGIAEIERFRKVFGDDFILIAIESPLEVRFERAKTRKRSDDVGRIEDLMERDRREESWGLKEAMEIADFTVENTGDYEDFIETVREILLKIARNVEIEIETRIHPTEDEEKVVRAIKNLFPDADMKIEDGRVVAKARSLDRFRELLRRQRILDTARSEILKGRRGGEITVFLNKQTATVSRINFCDENAVLSPIKVTFRLHNIPFSRFLDYVAPETKDGRPVKELERL, translated from the coding sequence ATGAAGGTAATAGCGTTTGTGGGCTATCCTCTGAGCGGTAAGAGTACCGCTGCAGAAGTTGCGAGAGACCTCGGGATACCTGTTGTCGTTATGGGAGATGTTGTTAGAGAAGAGGTAATGAGAAGAGGGCTGGAACTTACCGATGGAAATCTGGGTAGAGTGGCATCGGAATTGAGGCAAACGGAGGGCATGGACGCCATTGCAAAGAGGTGCATACCCAGAATAAGGGAGGCTGCCGGAGAAAAGGATGTTGTTGTGGTTGATGGAATAAGGGGGATTGCCGAGATCGAGAGATTCAGAAAAGTATTTGGTGATGATTTTATTCTAATTGCTATCGAATCCCCTCTTGAGGTGAGATTTGAGAGGGCAAAGACTAGAAAGAGGAGTGACGATGTCGGAAGAATCGAAGATCTGATGGAGAGAGATAGGAGAGAGGAATCGTGGGGTTTAAAGGAGGCCATGGAAATTGCGGACTTCACCGTAGAGAATACGGGTGACTATGAAGATTTCATCGAGACTGTAAGGGAGATTTTGCTGAAAATCGCAAGAAATGTGGAGATAGAAATTGAAACTAGGATTCATCCGACAGAGGATGAGGAAAAGGTAGTCCGGGCGATAAAAAACCTCTTTCCTGATGCTGATATGAAAATTGAGGATGGCAGGGTGGTTGCAAAGGCCAGAAGTCTCGATAGATTTAGAGAATTGCTGAGAAGGCAGAGAATTCTTGACACTGCGAGGTCAGAAATTTTGAAGGGTCGGAGAGGTGGTGAGATAACAGTCTTCCTCAACAAGCAGACGGCAACCGTCTCCAGAATAAACTTCTGCGATGAGAATGCTGTTTTATCTCCGATAAAGGTAACGTTCAGACTTCACAACATACCATTTTCGAGATTCCTTGACTATGTTGCACCGGAAACAAAAGATGGGAGGCCGGTAAAGGAGCTTGAAAGGCTATGA
- a CDS encoding manganese-dependent inorganic pyrophosphatase translates to MEHVVYVVGHKNPDTDSVCSAIALAYLWNKWKERGSLDKIMKIGEEAVAAVQGDINPETKYVLEKFGFEVPEVLKSGEGKKVALVDHSEKAQTVDDIDKAEVVAIVDHHKIGDVTTPQPVLFVNLPVGCTATVIKLLFDKTGVEVPADIAGILLSSILSDTVIFKSATTTELDKEVAEELAKVAGVDDITKFGVEIKAKLSAVDDLSAREIIMRDYKDFDMAGKKVGVGQIELVDLSLIESRVDEIYAELQKMKEEGGYAAIFLMLTDIMKEGTELLAVTDHPEVVEKAFGKKLEGKSVWLDGVMSRKKQVVPPLEKAFSEL, encoded by the coding sequence ATGGAGCACGTGGTTTATGTTGTTGGGCATAAAAACCCGGACACAGATAGCGTCTGTTCTGCGATAGCCCTTGCATATCTCTGGAACAAGTGGAAGGAGAGGGGCAGTTTAGACAAAATTATGAAAATCGGGGAGGAAGCTGTGGCTGCGGTTCAGGGTGACATCAATCCGGAAACAAAATATGTACTCGAGAAATTTGGATTTGAGGTTCCAGAAGTATTGAAGAGTGGTGAAGGCAAAAAGGTGGCTCTTGTTGATCACAGCGAAAAAGCCCAGACAGTCGATGATATCGATAAGGCGGAGGTCGTTGCTATAGTTGATCACCACAAAATCGGTGATGTAACAACACCTCAGCCAGTACTCTTTGTCAATCTACCTGTTGGATGTACGGCTACCGTAATAAAGCTTCTTTTTGATAAGACCGGTGTTGAGGTCCCGGCTGACATCGCCGGAATTCTCCTGTCATCGATCCTCAGCGATACCGTGATATTCAAATCGGCAACGACTACAGAGCTTGATAAGGAGGTCGCAGAGGAGCTTGCAAAGGTCGCTGGTGTGGATGATATCACGAAGTTTGGTGTGGAGATAAAGGCAAAGCTATCTGCAGTCGATGATTTGAGTGCAAGGGAGATTATAATGAGGGATTACAAGGATTTTGACATGGCAGGAAAGAAGGTCGGTGTGGGTCAGATCGAACTTGTTGATCTGTCTCTGATTGAGAGCAGGGTTGATGAGATTTACGCAGAATTGCAGAAGATGAAGGAGGAAGGTGGATACGCAGCCATATTCCTGATGCTGACAGACATTATGAAGGAGGGGACGGAACTCCTCGCAGTTACGGACCATCCAGAAGTGGTCGAAAAGGCTTTCGGCAAGAAGCTTGAAGGCAAGAGCGTCTGGCTTGACGGTGTGATGAGCAGAAAGAAACAGGTAGTGCCGCCGCTCGAAAAAGCATTCTCCGAACTCTAA
- a CDS encoding transcription initiation factor IIB, whose translation MAEVEKVREREVEKEVERKEIEREEDIEVCPECGSPRLIRDYRRGEFICQDCGLVIEDTYIDAGPEWRAFDSEQRDKRSRVGAPVTYTIHDKGLSTIIDWSNKDYYGKAISVRNRAQLFRLRKWQRRIRISNATERNLAFALSELDRMASALGLPKSVRETAAVIYRKAVEKNLIRGRSIEGVVAAALYAACRQAGVPRTLDEIATYSRVDRKEIGRTYRFITRELGLKLMPTSPADYVPRFCAALGLSGEVQKKAIEIIKKAEERELTSGRGPTGVAAAAIYVASILLGERRTQREVAEVAGVTEVTIRNRYKELAEKLGIEIIL comes from the coding sequence ATGGCGGAAGTAGAAAAGGTTCGGGAAAGGGAAGTAGAAAAGGAGGTAGAAAGAAAGGAAATAGAAAGGGAGGAGGACATAGAGGTATGTCCTGAATGTGGTAGCCCGCGCCTTATTCGTGATTACAGAAGGGGAGAATTCATCTGTCAGGATTGCGGGCTTGTAATTGAAGATACTTACATTGACGCCGGTCCTGAGTGGAGAGCCTTTGACAGCGAGCAGAGGGACAAAAGAAGCAGGGTTGGTGCGCCTGTAACCTATACTATCCACGACAAGGGACTGTCCACCATCATCGACTGGAGCAACAAGGACTATTACGGCAAGGCAATCTCTGTCAGAAACAGGGCACAGCTTTTCAGACTCAGAAAATGGCAGAGGAGGATAAGGATAAGCAATGCCACCGAAAGAAACCTCGCCTTCGCTTTAAGCGAGCTGGACAGAATGGCCTCCGCCCTCGGACTGCCCAAGAGTGTCAGAGAGACGGCTGCTGTGATCTACAGAAAGGCGGTTGAAAAGAACCTGATAAGGGGAAGAAGCATCGAAGGTGTTGTGGCTGCAGCTCTGTATGCCGCATGCAGACAGGCGGGAGTGCCAAGGACTCTCGATGAGATAGCAACTTACTCCAGAGTTGACAGGAAGGAAATCGGAAGAACCTACAGGTTCATAACGAGAGAACTTGGTCTGAAGCTTATGCCCACCAGTCCTGCCGATTACGTACCCAGATTTTGTGCTGCTCTCGGTTTGAGCGGTGAAGTGCAGAAGAAAGCCATTGAGATAATAAAGAAAGCTGAGGAAAGAGAGCTTACCAGCGGTAGGGGACCAACTGGGGTTGCTGCTGCCGCCATTTATGTGGCATCTATCCTTCTGGGTGAGAGGAGAACTCAGAGAGAGGTTGCCGAGGTTGCAGGGGTTACAGAAGTTACGATAAGGAACCGATACAAGGAACTTGCTGAAAAGCTCGGAATAGAAATTATTCTATAA
- a CDS encoding HAMP domain-containing protein gives MRITNIISKPVIDIADAADKVSEGELDTRIPHQGRDDEIGILAKSIERLRRSLQAAAESLEGAFR, from the coding sequence TTGCGAATAACAAACATTATATCGAAACCGGTTATAGATATCGCAGATGCGGCCGATAAAGTCAGCGAGGGAGAGCTTGACACACGAATTCCGCACCAGGGGAGAGATGACGAAATAGGGATACTGGCAAAAAGCATAGAGAGGCTGAGGAGGAGTCTTCAAGCTGCCGCTGAGAGTCTGGAAGGGGCCTTCAGGTGA
- the cbiQ gene encoding cobalt ECF transporter T component CbiQ has protein sequence MHELLERTIREASGYFQNFLIHEYTKRSILHKIDPRIKLVSTIVFILLAVSTFDLEKVILTFVFLLVISAISGLSLRKVLGRIWLFTLFSFIVVLPVSINNPLYSITFTLRVAASLIAIQMLIMTTNFAEICSALRYFKVPETFVSALWLAYRYAILMFRELLSILLARESRRVSKGSHMDVWRKGGEAVGLFFLRSFEKAERIQLALEARGENRVSYSRKFKTLDLIYTIIVAFTVLWWVVI, from the coding sequence ATGCACGAACTACTTGAAAGGACAATAAGGGAAGCATCAGGATATTTTCAAAATTTTTTAATCCACGAATACACAAAGCGCAGCATTCTGCACAAGATTGACCCCCGAATAAAGCTCGTTTCGACCATAGTTTTCATTCTTCTCGCTGTTTCAACCTTTGATCTGGAAAAGGTAATACTTACCTTCGTCTTCCTTCTTGTGATCTCGGCCATTTCCGGTTTAAGCCTGAGAAAGGTACTGGGCAGAATATGGCTTTTCACACTTTTTTCCTTCATTGTCGTCCTTCCCGTCTCCATAAACAACCCACTTTACTCGATAACCTTTACGCTGAGAGTTGCAGCGTCCCTCATTGCCATCCAGATGCTCATAATGACAACAAACTTTGCCGAAATATGCTCGGCTTTGAGGTACTTCAAAGTGCCTGAAACCTTTGTCTCGGCTCTCTGGCTGGCTTACAGGTATGCAATTTTGATGTTCAGGGAACTTCTTTCCATTCTACTCGCTAGAGAAAGCAGAAGGGTTTCAAAAGGGAGCCATATGGATGTGTGGCGTAAGGGTGGAGAGGCGGTTGGGCTTTTTTTCCTCAGAAGCTTTGAAAAGGCTGAACGAATCCAACTGGCCCTTGAGGCTAGAGGGGAGAACAGGGTGAGTTACAGCAGAAAATTTAAAACGCTCGATTTAATCTACACGATAATCGTGGCATTCACAGTCCTCTGGTGGGTGGTAATCTGA
- a CDS encoding (Fe-S)-binding protein has translation MSEPTRELLWGVDEISVLLHFALFIIAGIIFLIGIARAYKLIRMGRNDENRFDRLGNRLLLVVKDALLLLRLFQKEFRMGLMHILILWGIIVLTIGTAVLTIADHFTSEFFRGTFYLVHEALMDIAGIAFIAGTVIAVVNRYVLKPTRFSKKWPFANDDAPVLLSLLLIAVLGFIVEALRLSAGYPAYTAVIGGFLSQFLPFDLSAYRAVWSIHSLLALALIAAVPYSKLFHAIAAPINILTKSDRISARVIEDEEYMGAVTVRDLQWRDLLSSFACMRCGRCQDNCPAFNSGTTLSPMYLMQNLRKNLTDSSSILGKIDEPFTLVDAVLDSEAVWACTTCRACMEMCPVYIEQMEIIGEIRRGIVESGEAPPDIRDFLTNIQKQKNPWGEAKFKRDQWIKKSDVEVPTVKSNPEFELLWFVGCAHSFDSRSIQVSKKLARILNDIGVNYAVLGREEGCCGNDVRRVGEEGLFQLLKEENTNTFDKYGVQKIFTASPHCYNTFKNEYEGYDVRFILEIIHDAIKSGKLQLKHPVKRKVTFHDPCYLGRYNGMYDLPREILKSIPGIELVEMPRNRNRSFCCGGGGGNLVREYPGEDRPNNIRAKEAAETGAEVLAVACPFCMIMLEDGVKSSGFDGRLQVLDVIELVYDSVYGE, from the coding sequence ATGTCCGAACCGACAAGGGAACTCCTGTGGGGTGTTGACGAAATATCCGTACTGCTGCACTTCGCACTTTTCATAATCGCCGGAATCATATTCCTAATTGGTATTGCGAGAGCATACAAGCTGATAAGAATGGGAAGAAATGACGAGAACAGGTTTGACCGTCTTGGCAACAGACTTCTTCTGGTCGTCAAAGATGCTCTTTTACTCCTGAGACTTTTTCAGAAAGAGTTCAGGATGGGTCTGATGCACATTCTCATTCTCTGGGGAATTATAGTTCTTACCATAGGAACGGCCGTACTCACCATTGCCGACCATTTCACATCCGAATTTTTCAGAGGTACTTTCTACCTGGTGCACGAGGCTTTGATGGACATTGCAGGTATTGCGTTCATTGCGGGGACAGTTATAGCTGTTGTAAACAGATACGTGCTCAAACCCACAAGATTCTCCAAAAAATGGCCTTTCGCCAATGACGATGCTCCCGTCCTTCTCTCTTTGCTGCTGATTGCGGTATTGGGTTTTATAGTTGAGGCGCTTAGGCTTTCTGCAGGATATCCTGCATACACTGCTGTGATCGGTGGATTTCTCTCTCAATTTCTACCATTTGACCTCTCAGCATACAGAGCTGTCTGGAGCATCCATTCTCTGCTTGCTCTTGCCCTCATTGCCGCAGTGCCTTACTCAAAACTTTTCCACGCCATTGCGGCCCCGATCAACATACTGACGAAATCTGACAGAATTTCTGCAAGGGTGATTGAGGATGAGGAATATATGGGTGCAGTAACTGTCAGAGACCTTCAGTGGAGAGATCTGCTTTCCAGCTTCGCATGCATGAGGTGTGGCAGATGCCAGGACAACTGTCCGGCCTTCAACTCCGGTACAACTCTCTCTCCGATGTATCTGATGCAAAACCTCCGCAAAAATCTCACCGACTCCTCGAGCATTCTTGGAAAAATTGATGAGCCCTTTACTCTCGTTGATGCTGTTCTGGACAGCGAGGCTGTTTGGGCCTGTACAACGTGCAGAGCATGCATGGAAATGTGTCCGGTTTACATAGAACAGATGGAGATTATCGGAGAGATAAGAAGAGGAATTGTCGAGTCGGGGGAGGCGCCACCCGACATAAGAGACTTTCTCACAAACATCCAGAAGCAGAAGAATCCGTGGGGTGAGGCAAAATTCAAGAGAGACCAGTGGATAAAGAAGAGCGATGTTGAGGTGCCAACTGTGAAGAGCAACCCCGAATTCGAGTTGCTCTGGTTTGTGGGCTGTGCTCACAGCTTTGATAGCAGAAGCATTCAGGTATCAAAGAAGCTTGCCCGAATTCTAAACGATATTGGAGTTAACTACGCAGTTCTTGGCAGAGAGGAAGGTTGCTGTGGAAATGATGTAAGGAGAGTTGGTGAAGAAGGTCTTTTCCAGCTTCTGAAAGAGGAAAACACAAATACGTTCGATAAGTACGGAGTTCAGAAAATTTTCACTGCCTCCCCTCACTGCTACAATACATTCAAGAATGAGTATGAGGGCTATGATGTCAGGTTCATACTCGAGATCATCCACGACGCCATAAAATCCGGTAAGCTTCAGCTCAAGCATCCGGTAAAAAGAAAGGTAACCTTTCACGATCCGTGCTATCTCGGGAGATACAACGGCATGTACGATCTGCCCAGAGAGATACTGAAATCCATTCCGGGAATAGAACTTGTTGAAATGCCACGAAACAGGAACAGAAGCTTCTGCTGTGGCGGTGGAGGAGGAAATCTTGTTAGAGAGTATCCCGGAGAGGACAGGCCGAACAATATTAGGGCAAAAGAGGCGGCGGAAACGGGTGCAGAAGTACTGGCAGTTGCCTGCCCATTCTGCATGATAATGCTCGAAGATGGCGTCAAAAGTTCTGGATTCGACGGCAGACTGCAGGTTCTTGACGTTATCGAACTCGTATATGATTCCGTGTATGGGGAATAA
- a CDS encoding flippase activity-associated protein Agl23, translating into MRKWLATVLIAAVAFAVRFYNLGNPPLFFDESIHATILKSLISGTYKYNPAYHGPLLYYILYLPVTTLGESEFSLRLVPAAVGVAVSLTPLLYRRFIGFNAAAISSAFVAISPIIVNYSRFARADIFQLFLTALFTYFIFRYLEVEKTILEKKFDRDSLFLIASFICMAFFATLKETFYPFAALFLIFLIFDIKKFRLTDLLVSILVFFVIYSALYTNFFTYTTPLTNFSEFPAVRAVSYWKYQHEIARIAGPWYYYLELLILYDFPAFALGIFTIILTLKRRDRSEFEAFIVYWFVASLIFFSYMQEKVPWLAVHILFPMYVLAGVGICKINSRSMKALALISCLLFLGYGMLAVNILNPVNPAEPALYLPTQYDVREFAEKTRNDTIYVFTNIGEYWPLAWYLKDHHVYFSTSSVKGRSFSKGVYVVVNQTNDIYIPGNMKKIDTMVVRCWTFWTHPELSRIPEFLLFRRPLTKVYCMNFTVYTRVD; encoded by the coding sequence ATGCGAAAATGGCTGGCAACAGTTCTGATAGCTGCCGTTGCTTTTGCTGTGAGGTTTTACAATTTAGGCAATCCTCCACTGTTTTTTGATGAAAGCATTCACGCCACAATCCTTAAATCGCTCATTTCCGGAACATACAAGTACAATCCCGCCTATCACGGTCCCCTGCTTTACTACATTCTCTACCTGCCCGTTACGACTCTCGGGGAGAGCGAGTTTTCGCTCCGCCTAGTTCCGGCGGCAGTAGGTGTTGCAGTATCCCTGACACCCCTTCTGTACCGGAGGTTTATAGGATTCAACGCTGCCGCAATTTCATCAGCCTTTGTGGCGATATCACCGATTATCGTAAACTACTCCAGATTCGCAAGAGCGGACATATTTCAGCTTTTCCTGACGGCCCTCTTCACCTACTTCATTTTCAGATACCTCGAGGTTGAGAAAACCATACTGGAAAAAAAGTTTGACAGAGACTCCCTGTTCCTCATCGCATCGTTCATATGCATGGCTTTTTTCGCAACCCTCAAGGAAACATTCTACCCATTTGCAGCTCTTTTCCTGATCTTCCTGATATTCGACATAAAGAAGTTCAGACTGACAGATCTGCTGGTATCAATTCTGGTCTTCTTTGTGATTTATTCCGCTCTGTACACAAACTTCTTTACCTACACCACCCCATTGACAAATTTTTCCGAGTTTCCTGCTGTTAGGGCGGTCAGTTACTGGAAGTACCAGCACGAGATAGCAAGAATAGCCGGGCCATGGTACTACTACCTGGAACTTCTGATTCTGTATGACTTTCCTGCCTTTGCTCTGGGCATATTTACAATTATATTGACACTGAAGAGGAGAGATAGGAGCGAATTTGAAGCTTTTATTGTTTACTGGTTTGTTGCTTCGCTTATATTCTTCTCCTACATGCAGGAAAAGGTCCCCTGGCTTGCGGTCCACATCCTCTTTCCGATGTACGTCCTGGCTGGAGTGGGGATATGCAAAATAAATTCAAGAAGTATGAAAGCCCTCGCCCTGATATCATGTCTTCTGTTTTTGGGATACGGAATGCTGGCTGTAAACATACTGAACCCTGTAAATCCTGCAGAACCAGCGCTGTACCTTCCAACCCAGTACGATGTGAGGGAATTTGCCGAAAAAACTAGAAATGATACGATTTACGTCTTCACAAATATTGGTGAATACTGGCCGCTGGCATGGTATTTGAAGGACCATCACGTGTATTTCTCAACCAGTAGTGTGAAGGGCAGAAGTTTTAGCAAGGGTGTTTACGTGGTGGTAAATCAAACAAACGACATCTATATCCCCGGTAATATGAAAAAAATCGACACTATGGTTGTGAGATGCTGGACGTTCTGGACTCACCCGGAACTTTCCAGAATACCAGAATTCCTGCTGTTCAGAAGGCCCCTCACCAAGGTTTACTGCATGAATTTCACCGTGTACACGAGAGTTGACTAG
- a CDS encoding energy-coupling factor ABC transporter permease: MHIPDGYLDLSIAALFYVLTLAVLGYSIYRLRGQKLTPLFGIVAAAIFAAQMLNWPIPGGTSAHFVGGALAGILLGPYAGCLAMAVVLTIQCLVFADGGITALGANIWNMAIVDVFVGYYIYKILEKKNRNVAAFVAGWLGITLAAIFAGLEIGVSKSVIYAVDVTVPVMGMWHAILGIVEGIITAGVVSYISSARPDVLEEKKAPGKAALAVIAAMIAVSPLFAYAAELVGYAEPLENAAKILGLSEKPIYEGILPDYSVPGINPYVGTLIAGIVGTAIVLVLGYALTRYARTT; the protein is encoded by the coding sequence TTGCATATACCGGATGGATATCTGGACCTGAGCATTGCGGCTCTGTTTTATGTTTTAACCCTAGCCGTGCTTGGATACTCCATATACCGGCTGAGGGGACAGAAACTCACACCGCTGTTCGGAATAGTTGCTGCTGCCATTTTTGCGGCTCAGATGCTCAACTGGCCGATACCGGGTGGCACTTCAGCCCACTTTGTCGGAGGCGCTCTTGCTGGAATCCTGCTCGGACCATATGCGGGATGTCTTGCAATGGCTGTGGTACTTACGATACAGTGTCTGGTATTCGCTGATGGTGGAATCACTGCTCTTGGTGCGAACATATGGAATATGGCCATTGTTGACGTCTTTGTAGGTTATTACATTTACAAAATACTAGAGAAGAAAAACAGGAACGTTGCAGCCTTCGTTGCCGGGTGGCTTGGCATCACTCTTGCAGCCATATTTGCAGGGCTGGAGATAGGCGTCTCAAAATCGGTAATATATGCGGTGGATGTAACCGTTCCAGTGATGGGGATGTGGCATGCAATTCTTGGTATTGTTGAGGGAATCATAACGGCAGGTGTTGTAAGTTACATCTCCTCTGCCAGACCCGATGTTCTGGAAGAGAAAAAAGCTCCAGGCAAGGCAGCTCTTGCAGTCATTGCAGCTATGATAGCGGTTTCACCTCTCTTTGCCTATGCAGCAGAGCTCGTTGGATATGCAGAGCCGCTTGAGAATGCTGCTAAAATACTTGGACTGTCGGAGAAGCCGATATACGAGGGCATACTACCTGATTACTCTGTCCCTGGTATTAACCCCTATGTGGGCACACTGATAGCTGGAATCGTGGGCACAGCAATAGTTTTAGTTCTCGGCTATGCACTGACTCGATATGCACGAACTACTTGA
- a CDS encoding H/ACA ribonucleoprotein complex subunit GAR1 has translation MKKLRELGKVKHISKSGMLVIALNPAYIPKIGDKVVTRKMEYVGVVNDIIGPVSSPYALVRPKNSEKIIFEDLFVVKEYGGSRKGSGKGSRKGGRKKGNRKGGGHRGMS, from the coding sequence ATGAAAAAACTCCGAGAACTCGGTAAGGTGAAGCACATATCAAAATCCGGGATGCTTGTAATTGCTTTGAATCCTGCATACATCCCCAAAATTGGGGATAAGGTTGTTACGAGGAAAATGGAGTATGTTGGCGTCGTTAACGACATAATAGGGCCTGTATCATCACCCTACGCCCTTGTGAGACCAAAAAATTCTGAAAAAATAATATTTGAAGATTTATTTGTGGTGAAAGAATATGGCGGAAGTAGAAAAGGTTCGGGAAAGGGAAGTAGAAAAGGAGGTAGAAAGAAAGGAAATAGAAAGGGAGGAGGACATAGAGGTATGTCCTGA